Proteins encoded within one genomic window of Paroedura picta isolate Pp20150507F chromosome 17, Ppicta_v3.0, whole genome shotgun sequence:
- the PGP gene encoding glycerol-3-phosphate phosphatase produces the protein MAAAAKKWCERLDADTARSVLAGAEAVLFDCDGVLWRGEAAVPGAAEALRLLEAESPLGGKRLCYVTNNSSRTRAAYAEKLRRLGFPPAQPRQVFGSAHCAARYLSHALPPGGAAYVLGGAALSAELEAAGVAHLGAGPAPPPDSAHFGARAPLDPAVRAVLVGYDEHFSYGKLCLALRYLLREGCLLVATNRDHRLPLEGGSAVPGTGCLVKAVETAAEREAFVIGKPSQYIFECVASEFNIDPARTIMVGDRLDTDILMGNNCGLTTLLTLTGVSTLEEVQSHLESSCPERRKLVPDYYVDSLADLLPALKV, from the exons atggcggcggcggccaaGAAGTGGTGCGAGCGGCTGGACGCGGACACGGCGCGGTCGGTGCTGGCGGGGGCGGAGGCGGTGCTCTTCGACTGCGACGGGGTGCTGTGGCGGGGCGAGGCGGCGGTGCCGGGGGCGGCCGAGGCGCTGCGCCTGCTGGAGGCCGAGTCGCCCTTGGGCGGGAAGCGGCTCTGCTACGTCACCAACAACTCCTCGCGCACGCGCGCGGCCTACGCGGAGAAGCTGCGCCGCCTGGGCTTCCCGCCCGCGCAGCCGCGGCAGGTCTTCGGCTCCGCCCACTGCGCCGCGCGCTACCTCAGCCACGCCCTCCCGCCCGGCGGCGCCGCCTACGTGCTGGGCGGGGCGGCGCTGAGCGCGGAGCTGGAGGCGGCGGGCGTGGCCCACCTGGGCGccggccccgccccgccgcccgacTCCGCCCACTTCGGCGCCCGCGCGCCCCTCGACCCCGCCGTGCGCGCCGTCCTCGTGGGCTACGACGAGCACTTCAGCTACGGCAAGCTGTGCCTGGCCCTGCGCTACCTGCTGCGCGAAGGCTGCCTGCTCGTCGCCACCAACCGCGACCACCGCCTGCCCCTCGAGGGCGGCAGCGCCGTGCCCG GGACCGGCTGCCTGGTCAAAGCTGTGGAGACTGCGGCGGAGCGCGAGGCCTTCGTCATCGGCAAGCCCAGCCAGTACATCTTTGAGTGCGTGGCCAGCGAGTTCAACATCGACCCCGCCCGCACCATCATGGTGGGTGACCGGCTGGACACCGACATCCTCATGGGCAACAACTGCGGCCTGACGACCCTGCTCACCCTCACGGGGGTCAGCACCCTGGAGGAGGTCCAGAGccacctggagagcagctgccccgAGAGGAGGAAGTTGGTCCCCGACTACTACGTCGACAGCCTCGCCGACCTCCTCCCCGCGCTGAAAGTTTAG
- the E4F1 gene encoding transcription factor E4F1, with amino-acid sequence MAAAMATGAGPAALTAAGARAAEEPLGSPRAPPAPLLGLPAPFGEEDEDDRHRCGRCQAEFSSLEEFVQHKLQKLCQRPPDAAAQAASSAEEPITVAHIVVEASPITEEISSASAILGSGHLKEVIVVGDHVFGSPNGDLDGDGDAAAAEEPESPEDPEEGASVELVKVKLLVNKDGRYVCELCHKTFKTASILKAHLITHSSRKDYECKLCGTSFRTKGSLIRHHRRHTDERPYKCRKCGKSFRESGALTRHLKSLTPCTEKIRFNMNKEIVVSKEDAVSGSSSSTTQTVSPLAAPSLDSSPVIRLVTDAKGNVLHEVHVQMQELSVAVAQSPDQEPSSPAELPPEGEEDENLLREAMRDSGIVMERVSVEEGTKSDEGADRAETPEEPKSQEEGTPEKLCGEQDTEKADTPEVEATDGSKSHTCPYCNEIFPEPRALELHVSEHLEYKPFRCEECGKQFSKGYLLKKHQEVHVNERRFCCGECGKLYKTIAHVKGHRRVHSEERPYPCAKCGKRYKTKNAQQVHFRTHLDEKPYVCHFCNQGFREKGSLVRHLRHHTGEKPFKCYKCGRGFAEHGTLNRHLRTKGGCLLTLKEADVAVVSEEGQSADNLAATVIAEEAPTVLVEFSSVVADTQEYIIETATEEMETSEATEIIEGTRHEVDSHIMKVVQQIVNQAGSGHQIIVQNVTVAEGTHLAPDSADTIAIATPESLTEQVAMTLASAIGEGAVLATEGEAEAEAVGQNIEIVEHTGEFVIASQEGELEVQTVIV; translated from the exons ATGGCGGCCGCGATGGCAACGGGCGCGGGGCCGGCGGCGCTTACGGCAGCTGGGGCGCGCGCGGCGGAGGAGCCCCTCGGCAGCCCCCgcgcgccccccgcccccctgctcGGCCTGCCCGCGCCCTTCGGGGAGGAAG ACGAGGACGACCGGCACCGCTGCGGCCGCTGCCAGGCCGAGTTCTCCTCCCTCGAGGAGTTCGTgcagcacaagctccagaagctcTGCCAGAGGCCCCCGGACGCCGCGGCCCAG GCAGCCTCCTCTGCGGAAGAGCCCATAACTGTGGCCCACATCGTTGTCGAAGCTTCTCCCATAACTGAAGAGATCAGCAGCGCGTCTGCAATACTTG GCAGTGGGCACCTTAAAGAAGTCATCGTCGTAGGCGACCATGTCTTTGGGAGCCCCAACGGTGACCTGGACGGTGACGGTGATGCTGCCGCCGCAGAAGAACCGGAGAGCCCCGAGGACCCAGAAGAAGGGGCTTCCGTGGAGCTCGTCAAGGTTAAACTGCTGGTTAACAAAGATGGCCGCTACGTCTGTGAGCTCTGCCACAAGACGTTTAAAACG GCCAGCATCCTCAAAGCTCACCTGATCACGCACAGCAGCAGGAAGGACTACGAGTGCAAGCTATGTGGGACGTCCTTCAGGACGAAGGGCTCACTCATCCGCCACCATCGCCGCCATACAG ACGAGCGTCCTTACAAGTGCAGGAAATGTGGGAAGAGCTTCCGGGAATCCGGGGCTTTGACGCGCCACCTGAAATCCCTGACTCCCTGCACAGAGAAAATCCGCTTCAATATGAACAAGGAAATTGTAGTTAGCAAAGAGGATGCAGTCTCAG GTTCCAGCAGCTCCACTACGCAGACTGTTTCCCCGCTGGCCGCTCCGTCCCTGGACTCCTCGCCTGTCATCCGTCTTGTGACAGACGCCAAAGGGAACGTCCTCCACGAAGTCCACGTCCAGATGCAGGAGCTCTCTGTTGCCGTGGCCCAGTCACCTGACCAAGAG CCTTCCAGTCCTGCGGAGCTGCCTCCCGAGGGAGAAGAGGACGAGAACTTGCTGCGGGAAGCCATGAGAGATTCTGGGATCGTGATGGAGCGGGTTTCGGTGGAGGAGGGCACCAAATCTGACGAGGGAGCCGACAGGGCCGAGACCCCCGAGGAGCCAAAGAGCCAAGAGGAGGGCACTCCGGAGAAGCTCTGCGGGGAGCAGGACACGGAGAAGGCAGATACA CCAGAGGTGGAGGCCACAGACGGAAGCAAGTCCCACACCTGCCCCTACTGCAACGAGATCTTCCCGGAGCCCAGGGCCCTCGAATTGCACGTCAGTGAACATCTAG aatacaAGCCCTTCCGGTGCGAGGAGTGTGGCAAGCAGTTCTCCAAGGGCTACCTGCTGAAGAAGCACCAGGAAGTGCATGTCAACGAGCGGCGCTTCTGCTGTGGGGAGTGCGGCAAGCTGTACAAGACCATCGCCCACGTCAAGGGCCACCGGCGGGTCCATTCCGAGGAGCGGCCTTACCCATGTGCCAAGTGTGGCAAGAGGTACAAGACCAAG AACGCCCAGCAGGTCCACTTCCGGACGCACCTGGACGAGAAGCCGTACGTCTGCCACTTCTGCAACCAGGGATTCCGGGAGAAGGGCTCCCTGGTGCGCCACCTGCGCcaccacacgggcgagaagcccttCAAGTGCTACAAGTGCGGCCGGGGCTTTGCCGAGCACGGCACCCTCAACAGGCACCTGAGGACGAAAG GAGGCTGTCTGCTCACCCTGAAGGAGGCCGATGTTGCTGTGGTGTCGGAGGAAGGGCAGTCGGCAGACAACCTGGCGGCTACTGTCATTGCCGAAGAAGCCCCGACGGTCCTGGTGGAGTTCTCCTCAGTGGTGGCCGACACGCAAGAGTACATCATTGAG ACAGCTACTGAAGAGATGGAAACCAGCGAAGCAACAGAGATCATCGAAGGAACAAGGCATGAG GTGGACAGTCACATCATGAAGGTCGTGCAGCAGATCGTGAACCAGGCCGGCTCGGGCCACCAGATCATTGTCCAGAACGTGACGGTGGCCGAGGGCACCCACCTGGCGCCTGACAGCGCGGACACGATTGCCATTGCCACCCCCGAGAGCCTCACGGAGCAGGTGGCCATGACCCTGGCTTCCGCCATCGGCGAGGGAGCGGTGCTGGCCACGGAGGGCGAGGCAGAAGCGGAGGCCGTGGGCCAGAATATCGAGATTGTGGAGCACACGGGCGAGTTCGTGATCGCCTCCCAGGAGGGGGAGCTGGAGGTGCAGACGGTGATCGTCTAG